Proteins co-encoded in one Panulirus ornatus isolate Po-2019 chromosome 68, ASM3632096v1, whole genome shotgun sequence genomic window:
- the LOC139747400 gene encoding LOW QUALITY PROTEIN: uncharacterized protein (The sequence of the model RefSeq protein was modified relative to this genomic sequence to represent the inferred CDS: inserted 1 base in 1 codon; deleted 2 bases in 2 codons), whose amino-acid sequence MSREGRSARGGGRDGVGSVAPQPYPTHFYPMVGYQGPPQPWFPGHPTPGVPTPWAPSWSPPMGYPAPTPAWSTQQTASTATTSSSTAPIPSDEYTVDTLRRVYKDDDGRVEIQRVKVQRRHPETGALTIPTGPESMSVVPVGNIVNERRPPPRKNRRKQQMQMVTPGGPGQAPGPYPWYPYMPCMPYPYPYPYYFGGCMWPPGVPAASVASWSGNEESERASSRQDSLPATLDSQRLESRISPPSHGSIITHRTPSPAATSHGTDTHSIAPSDSVSVRGRKRETSLERALRGPTPPPRTKSRASSDFKSSDVGKTQEWMLEMQQALGATAGDVASDITDKSSIASGPSDVVIYKKIPPKRKRRKVKIGSLSDKDSVIDPKDIDSISDRQSVVSDMTFDESSRLSSELNYAFRKLERSVDAFKTKVSVESTPVQSPLPSPSIEFIHSSGNVTPTEGDAIGPPVSDIALPLEETNQLSPDEQDQIEATIKSLDRAISPCSVSSLPSLVTCKDRVRVDVSVPQAVIALPPPDTPQSIADLPAKPQTEATPPQPPTTTTDAGIATAPPSGLETSPSHLVSNTSTTQAPSGTSAAQTTADVGPQPASIITSQSTSASVEVTTPPLAPAASDIVAPTAPEETPQRPPQSGADSSQPVTVLSSGQPVTVSSPSSDEAAPVPVSGSAGQPVSREAPGGAGGEGEAFSDASGRDSRASSSAFFSMRPSDDPVMDTDSTDIPLPTTADEGGEHTDSPAVSSGPDERYQWVLQQPGETPDLATSASVTGEDDRRNAWRAEVSLWRARLVVSLCRGRGLDRQDWATFHLLVHHPLTLDLKLSLLHAQRFCAANTAAGVALVRVGLIHLAQYGETLLQSEESRQSNWRTIKVEPNQPWTPVKGAIEILRSLGYREREDGGVLKYPRRSGPEVSVLARLTLDMLVLAEELRLYLTGTHQYPANISDLFFPASGSTTATPDPPQRPPSSVGSFVSAQSEAPFNLRPESRASSVTDDDTETLQASVRQVNKTQTKKVQRSSSSEEEVTLKDDSVSKAPAKTQAAEVTPNVQEVVPPPPPPPPPSGLDTLPVDKGEQELGSTASLPASPGDRSSVSTNMTSLPDLQSIRSSSASQQSSAASGSTDTVTPTVTPAPVPPASSDDPEDHIYEEIDVIRAQNQAVRASSVPIESAPPPLPPKKKVSSGGEDDSGLSLTYPQVEWISASTPGSLRGGSTGARRKKRRAPMPPEFMPPDWKEYQNKPQEXSEQTTEPRNVKEDEKKRADYLRSLNPFYEEPQAVQEKAEESNDTAGKAEHESVSNGNPFTVDSVKVAGYVGKNPFYEDVELLQNPKDSKETSASQPSLPSLKLDGSVCGMGSLPELQDNTVAVRPKRRAPKPPPPPQLTTHTSTPELPKHSTTPQTTEPTGKPKRPPTPEILKQASSASPTASSATPTASSATPTLLPEDKTQHTENVKQDIIANDSTLLVVKETNSQIQRKGDMKDASQASSQDAAKPAENDLRAATVSGNEQRLVLSKTAKSPLVSTVHMKQTLQADDGEKRIKADVSSPPNTDQKDMTVENHQIKNMQPEQEGNVSPDRGADNKDKAKEPSVSALNKDDTKVCTTGEVRQMTPKLSRAAQQQISPPHPKTPPPPPPKTEVGVTKETPVSTPTAETPPPVLPPKAPLSILDDIPYMDANEVRYARAKHLMQKLPQPTQNETQEAPSASLSTMRQTASLRRGTRIASTTDDSDLPPDCPPPPPPGPPPDSPPTSPPETPHTSPPETPHTSPPETPHSSPRSSPVTVAPLMPAATTGAKAMPDSVACKTEGNDGDVRDVAPPIPPKATHLMTLAQIDAPEPASTSAPSTSGQSTATQPKPSTSPETVQPPPLLPPKAILKSLTPVPSEASGSYTHEPVSGKHSLQSSVSEERYEIPDTSLAPPPRPPPPPLPASKKQAKDKTAEPYNAPSEADRYEVPEPPKEAVRTPEAVKTPSAAEVEERYEIPEVVKETALKSGANGAPLTVVMGRTASMKRRELEAIFGPPKPPRRRRSHPPPPPRPPKSVTLMDGTKSLTKAGAAMRPPSATSSFSTTSGGTSSSVPSAPPPTKCKQKSSKLRRSWPFLFCDCMYVNCRTYDDANKK is encoded by the exons ATGTCGCGTGAGGGACGGTCAGCGCGAGGTGGGGGGCGTGATGGGGTGGGGAGCGTCGCGCCCCAGCCCTACCCCACACATTTCTACCCGATGGTCGGCTACCAGGGACCCCCACAGCCGTGGTTCCCCGGACATCCCACTCCGGGGGTCCCGACCCCGTGGGCCCCCTCCTGGAGCCCTCCCATGGGCTACCCGGCGCCCACCCCGGCCTGGTCCACCCAGCAAACTGcctccacagccaccaccagcagcagcacggcGCCCATACCCTCGGACGAGTACACCGTCGACACCCTGAGACGGGTCTACAAGGACGATGACGGACGAGTTGAGATCCAGAGAGTCAAGGTACAGCGCCGTCACCCGGAGACGGGAGCCCTCACCATCCCGACGGGTCCCGAGTCCATGAGCGTCGTCCCCGTCGGGAACATAGTCAACGAGCGACGGCCGCCGCCCCGGAAAAACAGACGGAAGCAGCAGATGCAGATGGTGACGCCCGGAGGACCCGGGCAGGCTCCTGGACCTTACCCGTGGTACCCGTACATGCCATGCATGCCGTACCCGTACCCGTACCCATATTACTTCGGCGGGTGCATGTGGCCGCCAGGCGTGCCTGCCGCCTCCGTAGCGTCTTGGagcgggaacgaggagagtgagagggcgtCGTCTCGTCAGGACTCTCTCCCCGCCACCCTGGACTCGCAGCGCCTGGAGTCTCGCATCTCCCCGCCGTCCCACGGCTCTATCATCACCCACCGGACGCCGTCCCCGGCTGCCACCTCGCACGGCACGGACACCCACAGCATCGCACCCTCCGACAGCGTGTCGGTGCGCGGACGCAAGAGGGAAACGTCTCTGGAGCGTGCCCTCAGGGGGCCCACGCCTCCGCCCCGCACCAAGAGTCGAGCCTCGTCGGATTTCAAGTCGAGTGACGTCGGGAAGACGCAGGAGTGGATGCTGGAGATGCAGCAGGCCCTGGGCGCCACCGCCGGCGACGTGGCCTCTGACATCACTGACAAATCGTCCATAGCATCAGGTCCCTCAGACGTTGTCATTTACAAAAAGATACCCCCCAAGAGAAAACGGCGGAAGGTCAAGATCGGAAGCCTAAGTGACAAAGATTCTGTGATTGACCCGAAAGACATCGATAGCATTAGTGACAGACAGAGTGTTGTGTCAGATATGACGTTTGACGAGTCTTCAAGACTGAGTTCGGAGTTGAATTACGCTTTTAGGAAACTGGAGCGATCAGTCGATGCTTTTAAGACGAAAGTTTCTGTTGAATCTACGCCAGTGCAAAGTCCCCTTCCTTCGCCATCGATAGAGTTCATTCATTCCAGTGGTAATGTAACGCCAACTGAAGGAGACGCGATCGGGCCGCCAGTCTCCGACATCGCTCTTCCCTTGGAGGAGACCAACCAACTATCACCCGATGAGCAAGATCAGATCGAAGCCACGATCAAATCTTTAGATCGTGCGATATCGCCATGTTCCgtatcctccctcccttcgttgGTAACCTGCAAAGACAGGGTCAG GGTAGACGTGTCTGTACCCCAAGCGGTCATCGCGCTACCGCCTCCTGACACTCCCCAGTCAATAGCTGACCTCCCCGCTAAACCTCAGACAGAAGCtactcctcctcaacctcccactaccaccacggATGCTGGTATTGCTACCGCTCCTCCCTCTGGACTAGAAACTAGTCCTTCTCACCTCGTGTCTAACACATCCACCACTCAAGCACCATCAGGAACAAGCGCCGCCCAGACCACAGCAGACGTTGGCCCTCAACCAGCCAGTATCATAACCTCCCAGTCTACGTCGGCATCGGTGGAAGTGACAACACCACCGCTTGCGCCAGCAGCATCAGACATCGTCGCTCCAACTGCGCCAGAAGAGACACCACAGCGTCCGCCCCAGTCGGGAGCAGACAGCTCTCAGCCCGTGACAGTCTTATCATCCGGTCAACCTGTCACTGTGTCATCACCGTCAAGTGATGAGGCAGCGCCGGTGCCAGTGTCAGGTTCGGCCGGTCAGCCGGTGTCGAGGGAGGCACCGGGCGGTGCTGGCGGCGAGGGTGAGGCGTTCAGCGACGCCAGCGGAAGGGATTCGAGAGCCAGCAGCAGCGCCTTCTTCTCGATGCGACCCTCGGACGACCCCGTGATGGACACGGACTCCACAGACATCCCGCTGCCCACCACTGCAGACGAG GGTGGAGAACACACCGACTCCCCAGCGGTCAGCTCCGGGCCGGACGAGAGGTACCAGTGGGTCCTGCAGCAGCCGGGGGAGACGCCGGACTTGGCCACCTCGGCCTCAGTCACCGGCGAGGACGACCGACGAAACGCCTGGCGCGCCGAAGTCAG TCTGTGGCGCGCCCGGCTTGTGGTGTCGCTGTGCCGCGGCCGAGGTCTGGACCGGCAGGACTGGGCCACTTTCCACCTGCTGGTCCACCACCCGCTCACCCTGGACCTCAAGCTCTCTCTGCTGCACGCGCAGCGCTTCTGCGCCGCCAACACGGCCGCTGGGGTGGCGCTAGTGAGGGTCGGGCTCATCCACCTGGCGCAGTACGGCGAGACCCTCCTGCAGTCCGAGGAGTCCAGACAGTCCAACTGGCGGACCATCAAGGTGGAGCCTAACCAACCCTGGACCCCTGTCAAG GGCGCCATTGAGATCCTGCGAAGTCTAGGATACCGTGAGCGGGAGGACGGAGGGGTCCTCAAGTACCCACGTCGCTCGGGGCCGGAGGTCTCTGTGCTGGCCCGTCTGACGTTAGACATGTTGGTCCTGGCTGAGGAACTCCGCCTGTACCTCACCGGGACCCACCAGTATCCCGCCAACATCTCTGACCTTTTCTTCCCGGCGTCGGGAAGCACGACCGCTACCCCCGACCCGCCGCAGAGACCACCTTCGTCAGTAGGCAGTTTCGTATCTGCACAGTCTGAGGCCCCGTTTAACCTCAGGCCTGAGAGTAGAGCGTCGTCTGTCACCGACGATGACACGGAAACTCTGCAGGCATCGGTCAGGCAGGTCAACAAGACCCAGAcgaagaaggtacagagaagctCCTCATCCGAAGAAGAAGTGACCTTGAAAGACGACTCCGTAAGTAAAGCTCCGGCCAAGACTCAAGCAGCAGAGGTTACTCCAAATGTACAGgaggtggttcctcctcctcctcctcctcctcctccctcgggtcTTGATACGCTGCCAGTCGACAAAGGGGAACAAGAGCTGGGATCTACCGCGTCCCTGCCCGCATCTCCAGGTGACAGATCGTCTGTAAGCACCAACATGACGAGCTTGCCTGACCTGCAGTCCATCCGGTCGAGCTCCGCCTCCCAACAGAGCTCTGCAGCGTCAGGAAGCACTGACACCGTCACGCCCACCGTTACGCCAGCGCCTGTGCCTCCAGCGTCATCGGACGACCCAGAGGACCACATATATGAGGAAATCGATGTGATACGCGCGCAGAATCAGGCTGTCAGAGCTTCCAGCGTCCCCATAGAGTCGgcgcctcctccactccccccgAAGAAAAAGGTCAGCTCAGGCGGCGAAGATGACTCAGGGTTAAGTCTGACGTACCCTCAGGTGGAGTGGATCTCAGCGTCCACACCTGGCTCACTGCGTGGCGGGTCAACCGGTGCCAGAAGAAAAAAGCGTCGGGCGCCTATGCCGCCGGAATTCATGCCGCCAGACTGGAAGGAGTATCAGAACAAGCCGCAGG AGTCAGAGCAAACGACCGAACCTCGAAATGTCAAAGAGGACGAGAAGAAAAGGGCTGACTACCTAAGATCACTCAATCCGTTTTACGAAGAGCCACAAGCCGTTCAAGAGAAGGCGGAAGAGTCTAATGACACAGCTGGGAAAGCTGAGCACGAGTCGGTGAGTAATGGCAACCCATTTACGGTGGACTCAGTCAAAGTGGCCGGATACGTCGGAAAGAATCCGTTTTACGAGGACGTTGAACTCCTGCAAAATCCGAAGGACTCGAAGGAGACGAGcgcgtcccagccctctctcccatctcttaaGTTGGACGGGTCAGTTTGTGGCATGGGTTCCCTACCGGAGCTGCAGGACAATACTGTCGCAGTCCGGCCAAAACGTCGAGCGCCCAAGCCACCTCCCCCTCCGCAGTTaacaacacacacgtccacaccagaGCTGCCCAAGCATTCAACAACGCCACAGACAACCGAACCCACGGGGAAGCCCAAACGTCCACCTACCCCAGAGATCCTCAAACAGGCGTCTTCCGCATCACCCACGGCGTCTTCTGCAACACCCACGGCGTCTTCTGCAACACCCACGCTTTTACCTGAAGATAAGACTCAACACACCGAAAACGTAAAGCAAGATATCATCGCTAATGATAGCACCTTACTTGTGGTAAAGGAGACCAACTCTCAGATCCAGAGGAAGGGAGATATGAAGGACGCATCTCAAGCATCCTCTCAGGACGCAGCTAAACCAGCCGAAAATGATCTGAGAGCAGCAACAGTGTCGGGTAATGAG CAGCGGCTGGTGCTCAGCAAAACGGCGAAGTCACCGCTGGTCTCAACAGTACATATGAAACAGACCTTGCAGGCTGATGACGGAGAGAAGAGAATAAAAGCTGACGTGTCCAGTCCACCTAATACCGATCAGAAGGATATGACTGTAGAGAATCACCAGATAAAGAACATGCAACCGGAGCAGGAAGGTAATGTATCACCAGATAGAGGCGCCGATAACAAAGACAAGGCGAAAGAACCCAGTGTCTCTGCCCTTAACAAAGACGATACTAAAGTCTGCACGACAGGGGAAGTGAGACAGATGACACCCAAACTCAGCAGGGCAGCTCAGCAACAAATATCTCCTCCACATCCAAAGACGCCACCGCCACCCCCTCCAAAGACCGAAGTTGGCGTGACCAAGGAAACTCCCGTCAGTACTCCGACAGCTGAGACCCCACCACCAGTTCTCCCGCCGAAGGCCCCGTTGTCAATCCTGGACGACATTCCTTATATGGACGCCAACGAAGTTCGGTACGCTAGAGCCAAACATCTGATGCAGAAGTTGCCACAGCCGACCCAGAACGAGACTCAGGAAGCGCCTTCGGCGTCCCTGTCAACCATGCGACAGACTGCTTCATTGCGGAGAGGAACGCGTATTGCCTCCACCACAGACGATTCTGACCTCCCTCCTGattgtcctcctccaccacccccaggtCCTCCACCCGACTCCCCACCAACGTCCCCACCAGaaaccccccacacctccccaccagaAACCCCTCACACTTCCCCTCCTGAAACGCCCCATTCCTCACCACGGTCCTCACCCGTCACAGTCGCTCCGCTTATGCCAGCAGCCACAACCGGTGCGAAGGCGATGCCGGATTCTGTTGCTTGTAAAACTGAAGGTAACGACGGAGATGTCAGAGATGTAGCGCCACCGATACCGCCGAAGGCAACGCATCTTATGACGCTGGCACAAATTGATGCTCCAGAACCTGCGTCGACATCGGCACCATCTACATCAGGACAGTCTACCGCTACGCAACCCAAACCATCCACCTCTCCGGAGACCGTCCAGCCGCCACCATTGTTGCCGCCCAAGGCGATACTGAAGTCGTTAACGCCAGTCCCATCGGAGGCCTCAGGATCGTACACCCATGAACCGGTTTCAGGGAAACACTCACTCCAGAGTTCCGTGTCGGAAGAGAGATATGAAATCCCAGACACCTCCCTGGCACCCcctccaagacctcctcccccacctctgccAGCCTCGAAGAAGCAGGCGAAGGACAAGACCGCAGAGCCCTACAACGCCCCTTCAGAAGCGGACAGATACGAGGTTCCTGAACCCCCCAAGGAAGCAGTCAGAACCCCAGAAGCTGTCAAAACCCCATCGGCAGCGGAAGTTGAGGAAAGATACGAAATTCCAGAGGTGGTGAAGGAGACGGCTCTCAAGAGTGGAGCTAACGGCGCG CCTCTGACGGTGGTGATGGGCAGGACCGCCTCAATGAAGCGACGGGAACTGGAGGCGATTTTCGGGCCTCCGAAGCCTCCCCGCCGACGAAGGAGCCACCCTCCCCCGCCCCCAAGACCGCCCAAGAGCGTAACTCTGATGGATGGCACCAAGTCACTCACTAAGGCGGGAGCAGCGATGAGACCCCCTTCTGCCACATCCTCCTTCAGCACCACGTCAGGAGGAACGAGCTCCTCCGTGCCTTCGGCACCGCCTCCCACTAAGTGTAAACAAAAGAGTTCCAAATTACGGCGCTCGTGGCCATTCCTCTTCTGTGACTGTATGTATGTTAACTGTCGCACCTACGATGATGCAAATAAGAAATAA